gcaaataataattatagcaaactatagttataataactaattaaattgcGTACATTTACTTAACCGCGTAAGTTTCCTTTTTAATATATCTAATGACccatatttcaattcaaataacTTTAGACATATCGTTAACTCATTTATTAACTCAATCAATTTTGACCCGTCCAATCGATTCTTAGTTGCCACATATAGTTAAACATCCTTTTCCTATATCAAAAATGACAATAGTGCCCTTCTGTTTCCTCTATATATTATGTGGATCAAACCCAATAaaacacacataaaaaaaacaaaaagtttcaaattctgcaatcaaaagagagaaaagatGTGTTGCAACTCCAATGGCGTAATCCCTACAAGCGAACCTCGCTTTCCCCTTTTCTCAACCCACCCACCAACAATTTCTCCAAATCCTCGTCTATTTTTCCTTAACAATCCTTCGAATCATGGAGTTTTGAGGACAAAATTCGTTTCATACAAAGCTAAATCGAACCTAAACGATGTCGTTTCTTGTACCGACACCGGTAAGAGCTTTTACGATCTTCTGGGTATACCGGAAAATGGATCTTTGTTGGAAATCAAGCAAGCGTACAAGCAATTAGTAAGGAAGTATCACCCGGATGTTTCACCTCCAGATCGGGTTGAGGAGTATACACAGAGGTTTATTAGGGTTCAGGAAGCTTATGAAACGTTATCGGATCCTGGAATGAGAGCGTTGTATGATATAGATATGGCTAAAGGACTTCACTTTGGTTTCTCTGCTCGTTCACATGAGGTGTGtttgctttttctttttcaatttgtgTATTTCGTTAATTATTGAATGCATGAAAAATACCTCCAATTTGACTGCAATTTTGCCTTCTCTGtctatattgcatgtttatgaCCATAAgattaaagtatattttgatatattctaGCTAGCTTTAGGTTAAAGCACAAAATTTAGTTTACGAAGTCAAAATCAgatgaacaaattaaaattcaatagaGTGGGATTGTAGTGAGTTTGATTTCTCATGTGGTCACTCAATTGTAGTTATTATCTTAGAAAGTCATGTTCTTTGTTGAAAAAGcatttaaaaaatgaagaataagaagaagaaagtgactttgtcaaataataattattactaGTTGAGTGACCATATGAGAAATCAACTCTAGTTCCGGAGTTTCATTTATACTTTGGTTTGGTTAGGTATGATTCACCTATTGTATGCTGATAGGTGAAAAGGATTaagggtatatgcacataaaggTCAAAGAAAAAGTAGGCATAGTAGAGTATGAAATTCTGAAGATCCATCCAGTGAGGACTTGTATattggttttattttattttcttgtttagtTTCTCTTCATTACCGGTAGTGTCCGAGCAGTTTGGATGCACCTCGACTAATCAACCGAGTGTGTGGTACTCTCTCTTTCCACCGAGGTTTAGGCAGACGGGACTACTGGTGTGACCTTTACTGGAATTCATACCCAAGGTTATGAGACTTATCCACATCATAAAGGATTATATGCTGAAGATAAGAATTTGCGTATATGTTCTAAAAATGTAGAATCTTAGTATATTTGGCTAACTGTTGAGTTCAAAAGGGATATTATGTCAAGATTGTGGAATATTTTCTGGAAAAATAGTCACTTGTCTTTAAATTGTCGGTATCTAGATGCCTGAGACATGACAAGTCTTAAAATGTTCGCGCTCGGGGTCAACTTAGGTGGGTTCCCCTTTTGGTCGGATGACTGCATAATataaccaacaaaaaaaaaacactttattGAGGCATCTACTTTAGCATTAGGCAGAAACTACATGTATTTAATGGGGTATGACAGAACTGCTGGCAATTAGGAATATATGGTTTAGTCATTTGGTCTTTTTCATATAACTTTGGTGTTCAATGGTGGTATTCCCTTGCAATGTTGATGCTTGTAATCTTTGGTGTTTCCACTGTTTTCTCTATTTGATGGACTAAATGAATGTTATCATGATAGATCTCATTGATCAAGTATGAGATAGTCTACTGTTTCGTGGAATAACTCAATTAGTGGAATCTTAAAGGAAAAGTAtgaaaatacttcatttttccAATTCTTGGGACAAGAGGAGTGAATGGGTGTAATCTTGGTTGATTCCAAGAGACTTTAATATGCGATGTTCTTTTGTGTCAGATCCAACGTTTAAATGATAACAATTTGTTTGACCTTAGCATACTACTTCTGCCACTACATGTCTATATCCAAATCACTTTCGATTCTCATTTATCTCATCAAAACTTGTCATTCTTATGTGATCACTTGAACATAAGATTTTTCTTAGACAGCCAGCCACTCTGTTCTTTCGACATCATGTACTTGATTGCTTGTACGCTCTTATGACATGTTTTATGTTCCAGAATCTAGGTATCCTCTTTGCTAATTCGAGTTTTTTGTTATGCTTTAGGCgatggaggagagaggtgagtgGAAAAACCGTTGGCAGTCTCAGCTATCAGAGCTCAAGAGACGAAGAACGTACAAGGAATCCAGTAACAGTATGTCTTGGGGAGCACGGATGCGTAAGCAAAGGGATGATGATGCATAATCTTAATCGATAATAACTAAtacatcttattttattttggatataCAGGAATGTTTTTAGTTTTCTGCTATTACTAACCATATATGAATCACCTTATAGGCAGTGCATATTGTATATAAAGTATATGAATCAAGAATATCATTTCCAGTAGTACACTAGTTTCTGGTACCTTGTTACTTTCAGAAAAGACTGTTGTTTTACAGTAGTATATTTAAGCAAGTTGGTGGCTTTCATTGATGTTGGCTGTATATCATAAATTGTGCGGGCTCTTCACTTTTATTGACATGCTCATGTTTTCAAAAACtacactacttttggagaattcatcagAATTCATCGCATGTTGTCATTGAAGAGTTCGAGCAacatagtatatatat
The window above is part of the Solanum pennellii chromosome 5, SPENNV200 genome. Proteins encoded here:
- the LOC107018580 gene encoding chaperone protein dnaJ 20, chloroplastic-like; the encoded protein is MCCNSNGVIPTSEPRFPLFSTHPPTISPNPRLFFLNNPSNHGVLRTKFVSYKAKSNLNDVVSCTDTGKSFYDLLGIPENGSLLEIKQAYKQLVRKYHPDVSPPDRVEEYTQRFIRVQEAYETLSDPGMRALYDIDMAKGLHFGFSARSHEAMEERGEWKNRWQSQLSELKRRRTYKESSNSMSWGARMRKQRDDDA